The Nitratidesulfovibrio sp. SRB-5 genome includes a window with the following:
- the rpoB gene encoding DNA-directed RNA polymerase subunit beta translates to MGQLTKKFGKIPVSLGIPHLLNLQVDSYVKFLQEGLAERKTDEGLEGVFRSVFPIEDFNRTASLEYVSYDIGEPKFDQAECISKGLTYEAPIRIKVRLVVYDVDDDSGNRTIRDIKEQDIYFGTLPLMTEKGTFIINGTERVIVNQLQRSPGIIFEHDSGKTHSSRKVLYSCRVIPMRGSWLDFDFDHKDILYVRIDRRRKMPATILFKAMGMTKTDILDYFYKKEFYRISADGRVFWEVQKDMFRKDSAFADIAGADGTVFVKAGKPITKRAWRQICEAGLETIEVAADTLDGLFLADDVVNPATGEVLAEAADEVTPGVQERLREAGIDRLPILHTKGIDTSSSLRDTLVLDKTADKEAAQVEIYRRLRPSSPPTPEIAESFFDNLFRSADYYDLSPVGRYKLNQRLGLDQSLDLRVLTDEDILTAIRVLLHLKDSHGPADDIDHLGNRRVRPVGELVENQYRIGLVRMERAIKERMSLQEVSTLMPHDLINPKPVAAVLKEFFGTSQLSQFMDQTNALSEVTHKRRLSALGPGGLTRERAGFEVRDVHTSHYGRICPIETPEGPNIGLIVSLTTYAKVNDYGFIETPYHVIRDTKMTGEVVYLDASREHGEVIAQANAPFDAEGKLADEYVTTRVKGDVLMSPREEVTLMDVSPSQMVSISAALIPFLEHDDANRALMGSNMQRQAVPLLQCEKPIVGTGMEGPVAQDSGACIIAEGPGIVRYADADRIIVSYENGLYPERGGVRAYDLQKFHKSNQNSCFGQKPTCHPGQVVAKGDILADGPGIEDGELALGKNLVVAFMPWCGYNFEDSILISERTVKEDTFTSVHIEEFEVVARDTKLGPEEITRDIPNVGEDMLRNLDGSGIIRIGANVKPDDILVGKITPKGETQLTPEEKLLRAIFGDKARDVKNTSLKVPPGIEGTVIEVKVFNRRSGEKDERARLIEEYELGRLDRKEQDHIRGLGDATRVKLMAVVEGKQIATTLAGKKKGEVIAEAGVSVTAEMLADVPLKKLSGLFKNREVNEAVDALLESYDQQVQFISNIYESKRGKVTEGDDLPPGVIKMVKVYIAVKRKLSVGDKMAGRHGNKGVVSCILPAEDMPFFADGRPVDIVLNPLGVPSRMNIGQIMETHLGWAAKEMGRQLAEMLERNDPLKSLRNEVKRAFDSAAIDSLVDSMDDDDFRASVAKLGRGIVTKTPVFDGAAEEEIWSWLVRANIDEDGKTVLYDGRTGERFHNRVTTGVMYMLKLHHLVDEKIHARSTGPYSLVTQQPLGGKAQFGGQRLGEMEVWALEAYGAAYLLQEFLTVKSDDVTGRVKMYEKIVKGDNFLEAGLPESFNVLVKELMSLGLDVTLHQEEGKKRPKRVGFMNAL, encoded by the coding sequence ATGGGCCAACTCACGAAAAAGTTCGGCAAGATTCCCGTATCGCTCGGCATTCCGCACCTCCTGAACCTTCAGGTGGACTCGTACGTCAAATTCCTCCAGGAAGGCCTTGCCGAACGCAAGACCGACGAGGGCCTTGAAGGGGTCTTCCGGTCCGTGTTCCCCATTGAGGACTTCAACCGCACCGCCAGCCTCGAATATGTCAGCTACGACATCGGCGAGCCCAAGTTCGACCAGGCGGAATGCATCTCGAAGGGCCTCACCTACGAAGCGCCCATCCGCATCAAGGTGCGGCTCGTGGTTTACGACGTCGACGACGATTCCGGCAACCGCACCATCCGCGACATCAAGGAACAGGACATCTATTTCGGCACCCTGCCGCTGATGACCGAGAAGGGCACCTTCATCATCAACGGCACCGAGCGTGTCATCGTCAACCAGTTGCAGCGTTCGCCGGGCATCATCTTCGAGCACGATTCGGGCAAGACCCATTCGAGCCGCAAGGTGCTGTACTCCTGCCGCGTCATTCCCATGCGCGGCTCGTGGCTCGACTTCGACTTCGACCACAAGGACATCCTGTACGTCCGCATCGACCGCCGCCGCAAAATGCCCGCCACCATCCTGTTCAAGGCCATGGGCATGACCAAGACGGACATCCTGGACTACTTCTACAAGAAGGAGTTCTACCGCATTTCCGCCGACGGCCGCGTGTTCTGGGAAGTGCAGAAGGACATGTTCCGCAAGGACTCGGCCTTTGCCGACATCGCGGGTGCCGACGGCACCGTGTTCGTCAAGGCGGGCAAGCCCATCACCAAGCGCGCCTGGCGCCAGATCTGCGAAGCGGGCCTTGAAACCATCGAAGTGGCCGCCGACACCCTTGACGGCCTGTTCCTTGCCGATGACGTGGTGAACCCGGCCACCGGCGAAGTGCTGGCCGAAGCCGCCGACGAAGTGACCCCCGGCGTGCAGGAACGCCTGCGCGAGGCGGGCATCGACCGCCTGCCCATCCTGCACACCAAGGGCATCGACACCTCGTCTTCGCTGCGCGACACCCTGGTGCTGGACAAGACCGCCGACAAGGAAGCCGCCCAGGTGGAAATCTACCGCCGCCTGCGCCCCTCGTCGCCGCCCACGCCCGAAATCGCGGAAAGCTTTTTCGACAACCTGTTCCGCAGCGCGGACTACTACGACCTCTCCCCCGTGGGCCGCTACAAGCTGAACCAGCGCCTTGGCCTCGACCAGTCGCTGGACCTGCGCGTGCTGACCGACGAGGACATCCTGACCGCCATCCGCGTGCTGCTGCACCTGAAGGACAGCCACGGCCCCGCCGACGACATCGACCATCTGGGCAACCGCCGCGTGCGGCCCGTGGGCGAACTGGTGGAAAACCAGTACCGCATCGGCCTCGTGCGCATGGAACGGGCGATCAAGGAACGCATGAGCCTCCAGGAAGTCTCCACGCTCATGCCGCACGACCTGATCAACCCCAAGCCGGTGGCCGCCGTGCTGAAGGAATTCTTCGGCACCTCGCAGCTTTCGCAGTTCATGGACCAGACCAACGCCCTGTCGGAAGTGACGCACAAGCGCCGCCTGTCCGCCCTGGGCCCCGGCGGTCTGACCCGCGAACGCGCGGGCTTCGAAGTGCGCGACGTGCACACCTCGCACTATGGCCGCATCTGCCCCATCGAAACGCCGGAAGGTCCGAACATCGGCCTCATCGTGTCGCTGACCACCTACGCCAAGGTGAACGACTACGGCTTCATCGAGACGCCGTACCACGTCATCCGCGACACCAAGATGACCGGCGAGGTGGTCTACCTCGACGCCTCGCGCGAGCACGGTGAAGTCATCGCCCAGGCCAACGCGCCCTTCGACGCCGAAGGCAAGCTGGCCGACGAATACGTCACCACCCGCGTGAAGGGCGACGTGCTCATGTCGCCCCGCGAGGAAGTGACCCTGATGGACGTTTCGCCCAGCCAGATGGTGTCCATCTCCGCCGCGCTGATTCCGTTCCTGGAGCACGACGACGCCAACCGCGCGCTCATGGGCTCGAACATGCAGCGCCAGGCCGTGCCGCTGCTGCAGTGCGAAAAGCCCATCGTGGGCACGGGCATGGAAGGCCCGGTGGCGCAGGACTCCGGCGCGTGCATCATCGCCGAAGGCCCGGGCATCGTGCGCTACGCCGACGCCGACCGCATCATCGTCAGCTACGAGAACGGCCTGTACCCCGAACGGGGCGGCGTGCGCGCGTACGACCTGCAGAAGTTCCACAAGTCCAACCAGAACTCCTGCTTCGGCCAGAAGCCCACCTGCCACCCCGGCCAGGTCGTCGCCAAGGGCGACATCCTTGCCGACGGCCCCGGCATCGAGGACGGCGAACTGGCCCTGGGCAAGAACCTGGTGGTCGCGTTCATGCCGTGGTGCGGCTACAACTTCGAAGACTCCATCCTCATCTCCGAGCGCACCGTGAAGGAAGACACCTTCACCTCGGTGCACATCGAAGAGTTCGAAGTCGTCGCGCGCGACACCAAGCTGGGACCGGAAGAAATCACCCGCGACATTCCCAACGTGGGCGAGGACATGCTGCGCAACCTGGACGGCAGCGGGATCATTCGCATCGGGGCCAACGTGAAGCCGGACGACATCCTCGTCGGCAAGATCACCCCCAAGGGCGAAACCCAGCTGACCCCGGAAGAAAAGCTGCTGCGCGCCATCTTCGGCGACAAGGCCCGCGACGTGAAGAACACCTCGCTCAAGGTGCCCCCGGGCATCGAGGGCACCGTCATCGAGGTCAAGGTGTTCAACCGCCGTTCCGGTGAAAAGGACGAGCGCGCCCGCCTGATCGAGGAATACGAACTGGGCCGCCTGGACCGCAAGGAACAGGATCACATCCGCGGTCTTGGCGACGCCACCCGCGTGAAGCTGATGGCCGTGGTGGAAGGCAAGCAGATCGCCACCACCCTGGCGGGCAAGAAGAAGGGCGAGGTCATTGCCGAGGCCGGTGTTTCCGTCACCGCCGAGATGCTGGCCGACGTGCCCCTGAAGAAGCTCTCCGGCCTGTTCAAGAACCGCGAAGTCAACGAAGCCGTGGACGCCCTGCTGGAAAGCTATGACCAGCAGGTGCAGTTCATCAGCAACATCTACGAATCCAAGCGCGGCAAGGTGACCGAAGGGGACGACCTGCCCCCCGGCGTCATCAAGATGGTCAAGGTCTACATCGCCGTGAAGCGCAAGCTTTCGGTGGGTGACAAGATGGCCGGCCGTCACGGGAACAAGGGCGTTGTCTCCTGCATCCTGCCCGCCGAGGACATGCCGTTCTTCGCGGACGGCCGCCCGGTGGACATCGTGCTGAACCCCCTTGGTGTGCCTTCGCGTATGAACATCGGCCAGATCATGGAAACCCACCTCGGGTGGGCCGCCAAGGAAATGGGCCGTCAGCTCGCCGAAATGCTGGAGCGCAACGACCCCTTGAAGTCGCTGCGCAACGAGGTGAAGCGGGCGTTCGATTCCGCCGCCATCGACTCGCTGGTCGATTCCATGGACGACGACGACTTCCGCGCCTCCGTGGCCAAGCTGGGTCGCGGCATCGTGACCAAGACCCCCGTGTTCGACGGGGCGGCGGAAGAGGAAATCTGGTCGTGGCTGGTGCGGGCCAACATCGACGAGGACGGCAAGACCGTGCTGTACGATGGCCGCACCGGTGAACGGTTCCACAACCGCGTCACCACCGGCGTCATGTACATGCTCAAGCTCCACCACCTGGTCGATGAAAAGATCCACGCCCGCTCCACCGGCCCCTACTCGCTGGTGACCCAGCAGCCACTCGGCGGCAAGGCCCAGTTCGGCGGCCAGCGTCTGGGTGAAATGGAAGTGTGGGCGCTGGAAGCGTACGGCGCGGCCTACCTGCTGCAGGAATTCCTGACCGTGAAGTCGGACGACGTGACCGGCCGCGTGAAGATGTACGAGAAGATCGTGAAGGGCGACAACTTCCTGGAAGCCGGTCTGCCCGAATCGTTCAACGTGCTCGTCAAGGAACTCATGTCGCTGGGCCTCGACGTCACGCTGCACCAGGAAGAAGGCAAGAAGCGCCCGAAGCGCGTCGGCTTCATGAACGCGCTGTAA
- the rpoC gene encoding DNA-directed RNA polymerase subunit beta', giving the protein MTLDDLFTVRGSSANVANIRNLKAIQISIAAPESIREWSYGEVKKPETINYRTFKPERDGLFCAKIFGPVKDYECNCGKYKRMKHRGIVCEKCGVEVIASKVRRERMGHIELAAPVAHIWFLKTLPSKIGTLLDMTMADLEKVLYFDSYIVLDPGSTNLAKMQVISEDQYLQVIDHYGEDALVVGMGAEAVRSLLEELNLEELRAMLREESQATKSQTKKKKLTKRLKIVEAFLESANKPEWMVMEVIPVIPPELRPLVPLDGGRFATSDLNDLYRRVINRNNRLKRLMELGAPDIIIRNEKRMLQEAVDALFDNGRRGRAITGTNGRPLKSLSDMIKGKQGRFRQNLLGKRVDYSGRSVIVVGPKLKLHQCGLPKKMALELFKPFIYSELEKRGLASTIKSAKKMVEREELVVWDILEEVVREYPILLNRAPTLHRLGIQAFEPLLVEGKAIQLHPLVCSAYNADFDGDQMAVHVPLSVEAQIECRVLMMSTNNILSPANGSPVIVPSQDIVLGLYYMTVERSFEKGEGMAFCAPWEVVAAYDSGSVSLHARVKVRMEDGKTVDTTPGRILVWEVLPKGVDFEFVNCTLTKKNIARLVGAAYRDAGTKAAVILCDRLKDVGYEYATRAGITIGVKDLRIPSKKKAMLEASQNEVDDIERQYRDGIITRTEKYNKVVDVWTKATQDISNEMTKEISHDILVDPKTGKQEVNSSFNPIFMMSTSGARGNQDQMRQLAGMRGLMAKPSGEIIETPITSSFREGLDVLQYFNSTHGARKGLADTALKTANSGYLTRRLVDVVQDVIVSELDCGTVDGIEIGHFVKGGDIKVRLADRVLGRVLLYPVFDPETRELLFPENTLIDENVAQTLEATGISTVTIRSALTCQSERGVCARCYGRDLARGHLVNIGETVGIIAAQSIGEPGTQLTMRTFHIGGTASREIERSSIVSQHPGRVILSRVKAVRNRDGQMMVLGKSGQIAIVDEQGREREKYILPNGSRLNVADGSEIKKGVILAEWDPFNEPFVSEVEGTVKFTDIIEGKTYQEKMDDATRMTTQSIIEYRTTNFRPSISICDENGDPKIRSGNLPATYSLPVGALIMVKAGQEVQAGDIIARKPRESSKTKDIVGGLPRVAELFEVRKPKDMAVVSEIDGTVTFAGETKGKRKLVVTPETGEAKEYLVPKGKHITVSDGDFVEAGELLTEGHPELHDILRTKGEKFLARYLVDEIQEVYRFQGVGIDDKHIEVIVRQMLRKITVLDPGGTSFLVGEQVDKGEFRQENSRAMGEGRTPATAEPLVLGITQASLTTSSFISAASFQETTKVLTEASLRGKMDYLRGLKENVIVGRLIPAGTGYREYVHSDISVPEQKERPDKFLEDLEDNPLLVDIF; this is encoded by the coding sequence ATGACCTTAGACGATCTGTTCACCGTCCGGGGCTCGTCGGCCAACGTCGCGAACATCCGCAACCTGAAGGCGATCCAGATCTCCATCGCCGCGCCGGAAAGCATTCGCGAATGGTCGTACGGCGAGGTGAAGAAGCCCGAGACCATCAACTACCGCACCTTCAAGCCCGAGCGGGACGGCCTGTTCTGCGCCAAGATATTCGGGCCCGTGAAGGACTACGAGTGCAACTGCGGCAAGTACAAGCGCATGAAGCACCGTGGCATCGTGTGCGAAAAGTGCGGGGTCGAGGTCATCGCCTCCAAGGTGCGCCGCGAACGCATGGGCCACATCGAACTGGCCGCGCCCGTCGCGCACATCTGGTTCCTGAAGACCCTGCCCTCGAAGATCGGCACCCTGCTCGACATGACCATGGCCGACCTCGAGAAGGTGCTGTACTTCGACTCGTACATCGTGCTCGATCCGGGCAGCACCAACCTCGCCAAGATGCAGGTCATCTCCGAGGACCAGTACCTTCAGGTCATCGACCACTACGGCGAGGACGCCCTTGTCGTTGGCATGGGCGCCGAAGCCGTGCGCAGCCTGCTTGAGGAACTGAACCTCGAGGAACTGCGCGCCATGCTGCGCGAGGAATCGCAGGCCACCAAGTCGCAGACCAAGAAGAAGAAGCTCACCAAGCGCCTGAAGATCGTCGAGGCGTTCCTGGAGTCGGCCAACAAGCCGGAATGGATGGTGATGGAAGTCATCCCCGTCATTCCGCCCGAACTGCGCCCCCTGGTTCCGCTGGACGGCGGCCGCTTCGCCACGTCGGACCTGAACGACCTGTACCGCCGCGTCATCAACCGCAACAACCGCCTCAAGCGGCTGATGGAACTGGGCGCGCCCGACATCATCATCCGCAACGAAAAGCGCATGTTGCAGGAAGCCGTTGACGCCCTGTTCGACAACGGTCGCCGTGGCCGCGCCATCACCGGCACCAACGGCCGCCCGCTGAAGTCGCTGTCGGACATGATCAAGGGCAAGCAGGGCCGCTTCCGCCAGAACCTGCTGGGCAAGCGCGTGGACTACTCTGGCCGTTCGGTCATCGTGGTGGGTCCGAAGCTCAAATTGCACCAGTGCGGCCTGCCCAAGAAGATGGCGCTGGAACTGTTCAAGCCCTTCATCTATTCCGAGCTCGAAAAGAGAGGCCTGGCCTCCACCATCAAGAGCGCCAAGAAGATGGTGGAGCGCGAGGAACTGGTGGTGTGGGACATCCTGGAAGAGGTGGTGCGCGAGTACCCCATCCTGCTCAACCGCGCCCCCACCCTGCACCGTCTGGGCATCCAGGCCTTCGAACCGCTGCTGGTCGAAGGCAAGGCCATCCAGCTGCACCCGCTGGTCTGCTCGGCCTACAACGCCGACTTCGACGGCGACCAGATGGCCGTGCACGTGCCCCTTTCGGTCGAAGCGCAGATCGAATGCCGCGTGCTCATGATGAGCACCAACAACATCCTTTCCCCGGCCAACGGTTCGCCGGTCATCGTGCCCTCGCAGGACATCGTCCTCGGGCTGTACTACATGACCGTGGAGCGTTCGTTCGAAAAGGGCGAAGGCATGGCCTTCTGCGCCCCGTGGGAAGTGGTGGCGGCCTACGATTCCGGCTCCGTCTCGCTGCATGCGCGCGTCAAGGTGCGCATGGAGGACGGCAAGACCGTGGACACCACCCCCGGCCGCATCCTGGTCTGGGAAGTGCTGCCCAAGGGCGTGGACTTCGAGTTCGTCAACTGCACCCTGACCAAGAAGAACATCGCCCGTCTGGTGGGCGCCGCCTACCGTGACGCGGGCACCAAGGCCGCCGTCATCCTGTGCGACCGCCTGAAGGACGTGGGCTACGAATACGCCACGCGCGCGGGCATCACCATCGGCGTGAAGGACCTGCGCATTCCGTCCAAGAAGAAGGCCATGCTCGAAGCCTCGCAGAACGAGGTGGACGACATCGAGCGCCAGTACCGCGACGGCATCATCACCCGTACCGAAAAGTACAACAAGGTGGTGGACGTCTGGACCAAGGCCACCCAGGACATCTCCAACGAGATGACCAAGGAGATCTCGCACGACATCCTCGTGGACCCCAAGACCGGGAAGCAGGAAGTGAACAGCAGCTTCAACCCGATCTTCATGATGTCCACCTCGGGCGCGCGAGGCAACCAGGACCAGATGCGCCAGCTTGCGGGCATGCGCGGCCTGATGGCCAAGCCTTCGGGCGAAATCATCGAAACGCCCATCACCTCGAGCTTCCGCGAAGGCCTCGACGTGTTGCAGTACTTCAACTCCACCCACGGCGCGCGAAAGGGCCTTGCCGACACCGCGCTGAAGACGGCGAACTCGGGTTACCTTACCCGCCGTCTGGTGGACGTGGTGCAGGACGTCATCGTCAGCGAGCTTGACTGCGGCACCGTGGACGGCATCGAGATCGGCCACTTCGTCAAGGGCGGCGACATCAAGGTGCGCCTGGCCGACCGCGTGCTGGGCCGCGTGCTGCTGTACCCCGTGTTCGACCCCGAAACCCGCGAACTGCTGTTCCCCGAAAACACGCTGATCGACGAAAACGTGGCCCAGACCCTGGAAGCCACGGGCATCAGCACGGTGACCATCCGTTCGGCCCTGACCTGCCAGAGCGAGCGCGGCGTGTGCGCCCGCTGCTACGGGCGCGACCTTGCGCGCGGCCACCTCGTCAACATCGGCGAGACCGTGGGCATCATCGCCGCCCAGTCCATCGGCGAACCGGGCACCCAGCTCACCATGCGCACGTTCCACATCGGCGGCACCGCGTCGCGCGAAATCGAACGTTCCAGCATCGTGTCGCAGCACCCGGGCCGCGTGATCCTGTCGCGCGTCAAGGCCGTGCGCAACCGCGACGGCCAGATGATGGTGCTTGGCAAGAGCGGCCAGATCGCCATCGTGGACGAGCAGGGCCGCGAACGTGAAAAGTACATCCTGCCCAACGGTTCCCGCCTGAACGTCGCCGACGGCAGCGAGATCAAGAAGGGCGTCATCCTGGCCGAATGGGACCCGTTCAACGAACCGTTCGTCTCGGAAGTGGAAGGTACGGTCAAGTTCACCGACATCATCGAGGGCAAGACCTACCAGGAAAAGATGGACGACGCGACGCGCATGACCACGCAGTCGATCATCGAATACCGCACCACCAACTTCCGTCCGTCCATCTCCATCTGCGACGAGAACGGCGACCCCAAGATACGCAGCGGCAACCTGCCCGCCACGTACTCTCTGCCCGTCGGCGCGCTGATCATGGTGAAGGCCGGGCAGGAAGTGCAGGCCGGCGACATCATCGCGCGCAAGCCGCGTGAATCGTCCAAGACCAAGGACATCGTGGGTGGTCTGCCCCGCGTGGCCGAGCTGTTCGAAGTGCGCAAGCCCAAGGACATGGCCGTGGTGTCCGAAATCGACGGCACTGTCACCTTTGCCGGTGAAACCAAGGGCAAGCGCAAGCTGGTGGTCACCCCCGAAACGGGCGAGGCCAAGGAATACCTGGTGCCCAAGGGCAAGCACATCACCGTTTCCGACGGCGACTTCGTGGAAGCCGGTGAACTCTTGACCGAAGGCCATCCGGAACTGCACGACATCCTGCGCACCAAGGGCGAGAAGTTCCTGGCCCGCTACCTGGTGGATGAAATCCAGGAAGTGTACCGCTTCCAGGGCGTGGGTATCGACGACAAGCACATCGAAGTCATCGTGCGCCAGATGCTGCGCAAGATCACCGTGCTTGATCCGGGCGGCACCAGCTTCCTGGTGGGCGAACAGGTGGACAAGGGCGAATTCCGTCAGGAAAACTCCCGAGCCATGGGCGAAGGCCGCACCCCGGCCACTGCCGAACCGCTGGTGCTCGGCATCACCCAGGCTTCGCTGACCACCTCGTCGTTCATCTCGGCGGCGTCGTTCCAGGAAACCACCAAGGTGCTGACCGAAGCCTCGCTGCGCGGCAAGATGGACTACCTGCGCGGCCTGAAGGAAAACGTCATCGTGGGTCGCCTGATCCCCGCCGGGACCGGCTACCGCGAATACGTGCACTCCGACATCTCGGTGCCGGAACAGAAGGAACGCCCGGACAAGTTCCTGGAAGACCTGGAAGACAATCCGCTGCTGGTGGATATCTTCTAG
- the rplL gene encoding 50S ribosomal protein L7/L12: MSSITKEQVVEFIANMTVLELSEFIKELEEKFGVSAAAPAMAMVAAGPAEAAPAEEEKTEFDVILKAAGANKIGVIKVVRALTGLGLKEAKDKVDGAPSTLKEAVSKEEAEEAKKQLVEAGAEVEVK; this comes from the coding sequence ATGTCCAGCATCACCAAGGAACAGGTCGTCGAATTCATCGCCAACATGACCGTCCTCGAACTTTCCGAGTTCATCAAGGAACTTGAAGAAAAGTTCGGCGTGTCCGCCGCCGCTCCGGCCATGGCCATGGTTGCCGCCGGCCCCGCTGAAGCCGCCCCGGCCGAAGAAGAAAAGACCGAATTCGACGTCATCCTCAAGGCCGCTGGCGCCAACAAGATCGGCGTCATCAAGGTTGTGCGCGCCCTGACCGGCCTTGGCCTGAAGGAAGCCAAGGACAAGGTTGACGGCGCTCCCTCCACCCTGAAGGAAGCCGTTTCCAAGGAAGAAGCCGAAGAAGCCAAGAAGCAGCTGGTGGAAGCCGGCGCCGAAGTCGAAGTCAAGTAG